From the genome of Hathewaya histolytica, one region includes:
- a CDS encoding methionine ABC transporter ATP-binding protein yields MIEIKDLNKNFNNKVVLKNISFDVEEGEILGIVGHSGAGKSTLLRCLNGLETYENGSIKIDENEVKSLNLNNLRTLRRNMGMIFQGFNLLNSRNVYKNIAFPIETWGYNKKAIDEKVKSLIKLVHLEDKLYSNISSLSGGEKQRVAIARALALEPKILLCDEATSALDPKTTKSILRLLKEINEKLNITIVLVTHEMEVVKELCTKVALLNSGNLISHSNVQDLFLYPNPVLKEFLDEDLSILPTTGINIKLYFSNNVSSNSIISSMARDLNIDFSIVFGKLEQFRNDILGNLIINTNEKNKKEILNYLNEKSILCEVI; encoded by the coding sequence ATAATAGAAATTAAAGATTTGAACAAAAACTTTAATAATAAAGTAGTTCTTAAAAATATATCTTTTGATGTAGAAGAAGGAGAAATACTAGGTATTGTAGGCCATAGTGGTGCTGGTAAATCTACTCTACTAAGATGTCTTAATGGACTTGAAACTTATGAAAATGGCTCTATAAAAATAGACGAGAATGAAGTAAAATCCCTAAACTTAAATAATTTAAGAACTCTTAGACGTAATATGGGCATGATATTTCAAGGATTTAATCTTTTAAATTCTAGAAATGTATATAAAAATATAGCCTTTCCCATAGAAACATGGGGCTATAACAAAAAAGCTATAGATGAAAAAGTTAAAAGTTTAATAAAGCTTGTTCACCTTGAAGATAAACTATACAGTAATATAAGTTCCTTAAGTGGTGGTGAAAAACAAAGAGTTGCCATTGCAAGAGCTCTAGCTCTAGAGCCAAAGATTCTTCTATGTGACGAGGCAACTTCTGCTTTAGATCCAAAAACTACAAAATCTATATTGAGACTTTTAAAAGAAATAAATGAAAAACTAAATATAACTATAGTACTTGTAACTCATGAAATGGAAGTTGTAAAAGAGCTTTGCACCAAGGTAGCTCTTTTAAATAGTGGTAATCTAATATCTCATAGCAATGTACAGGATTTATTCCTCTACCCAAATCCTGTATTAAAAGAATTCTTAGATGAGGACTTAAGTATACTACCTACCACTGGTATAAATATAAAACTATATTTTAGTAATAATGTAAGTAGCAACAGTATTATAAGCAGCATGGCAAGGGATCTGAATATAGACTTCTCTATAGTATTTGGTAAATTAGAACAATTTAGAAATGATATTTTAGGAAACCTAATTATAAACACAAATGAAAAAAATAAAAAAGAGATTTTAAACTATTTAAATGAAAAATCTATTTTATGTGAGGTGATTTAG
- a CDS encoding FtsX-like permease family protein, giving the protein MRAIGYKKSYIRKIFLYESVIIILLANLFAIIISFLISGGLNVALKGSTGFEEVIKINLKTLSLAAIVTLFTGFISALYPAYRVTKLDSVKSLHYE; this is encoded by the coding sequence ATGAGAGCTATAGGATATAAAAAGTCTTATATAAGAAAGATATTTTTATATGAATCAGTTATTATAATTTTACTTGCTAATTTATTTGCAATTATAATTTCTTTTTTAATATCTGGTGGATTAAATGTAGCTTTAAAAGGTAGCACAGGTTTTGAAGAGGTTATAAAAATAAATTTAAAAACTTTATCACTAGCTGCAATAGTAACTTTATTTACTGGATTTATATCTGCCCTATATCCTGCATATAGAGTTACTAAATTAGACTCTGTAAAATCATTACATTATGAGTAG
- a CDS encoding methionine ABC transporter permease, whose translation MINEYLLALWETVYMVFFSSLFSIILGFIAAITLFLTEKNGIKENSFIYKTLDFVVNILRSFPFIILMIAIIPLTKFIIGTSIGTSAAIIPLTIGAFPFATRVIYSSLKEVPKGLIEAAQSFGCNNFQIIFSVLLKESLPSIIRGITLTVINLVGYSAMAGAIGAKGLGDLAIRYGYHRFKTDVMIVTIIILIILVQLIQFIGDTLSKRQTV comes from the coding sequence ATGATAAATGAGTATCTATTAGCACTATGGGAAACTGTATATATGGTTTTTTTCTCTAGCTTATTTTCAATAATTTTAGGATTCATTGCTGCAATAACTCTATTTTTAACAGAAAAAAATGGAATCAAAGAAAACTCCTTTATCTATAAAACTTTAGATTTTGTAGTAAATATACTTCGTTCTTTCCCTTTTATAATTTTAATGATTGCAATTATACCTCTTACTAAATTTATAATAGGGACAAGTATAGGTACCTCTGCAGCCATTATTCCTCTAACCATAGGGGCATTCCCCTTTGCAACAAGAGTAATCTATTCTTCTTTAAAAGAGGTTCCTAAAGGATTAATAGAGGCGGCTCAATCTTTTGGGTGTAATAATTTTCAAATCATTTTTAGTGTACTCCTAAAAGAATCTCTACCTTCTATCATAAGAGGAATTACCCTGACTGTTATAAACCTTGTTGGATATTCAGCCATGGCAGGTGCTATAGGCGCAAAGGGACTTGGAGATTTAGCCATACGATATGGCTACCATAGATTTAAAACAGATGTGATGATTGTAACCATAATAATATTAATTATCTTAGTACAACTTATTCAGTTTATTGGTGATACTTTATCCAAAAGACAAACTGTTTAA
- a CDS encoding MetQ/NlpA family ABC transporter substrate-binding protein, producing MKKILSFILSITLIFTLAACGSSSVSKNNKEIKVGASPVPHKEILEAAAPVLEKEGYKLKIVEFTDYVIPNRALNEKSIDANFFQHIPFLNDSVKEKGYDIDYTVKVHLEPLGIYSKNIKNLKELKEKSSIAIPNDPTNGGRSLKLLEKSGLIKLKNVDNPTVKDIEENKGNYEIKELEAPQLPRSLEDVDIAIINTNYALEAGLTPAKDALFIEGKDSPFANILAVRKEDKENPKIKALSKALNSPEVKKFLEDKYKGSIIPAF from the coding sequence ATGAAAAAGATACTAAGCTTTATTTTGTCAATAACTTTAATATTTACACTAGCTGCTTGTGGAAGTTCTAGTGTATCAAAAAATAATAAGGAAATTAAGGTTGGAGCAAGTCCAGTTCCACATAAAGAAATACTAGAAGCAGCAGCTCCTGTGCTAGAGAAGGAAGGTTATAAATTAAAAATAGTAGAGTTTACAGACTACGTAATTCCTAATAGAGCACTAAATGAAAAATCTATAGATGCAAACTTTTTTCAACACATTCCATTTCTAAACGACTCAGTTAAAGAAAAGGGATATGATATTGATTACACAGTAAAAGTTCATCTTGAACCCCTTGGTATATATTCTAAAAATATAAAAAATTTAAAAGAACTAAAAGAAAAATCTTCAATTGCTATACCTAATGATCCAACTAATGGTGGAAGATCTTTAAAACTTCTAGAAAAGTCTGGTCTTATTAAATTAAAAAACGTAGATAATCCAACTGTAAAGGATATTGAAGAAAATAAAGGTAACTATGAAATAAAAGAATTAGAAGCACCTCAGCTTCCTCGTTCTTTAGAAGATGTTGATATTGCAATTATAAATACAAATTATGCCCTAGAGGCAGGATTGACTCCAGCAAAAGATGCTCTTTTTATAGAAGGAAAAGATTCTCCTTTTGCTAATATACTAGCCGTAAGAAAAGAGGATAAAGAAAATCCTAAAATTAAAGCCTTATCAAAAGCACTAAATTCACCAGAAGTTAAAAAATTCTTAGAGGACAAATATAAAGGAAGTATTATTCCAGCTTTCTAA
- a CDS encoding FtsX-like permease family protein, which translates to MNFNYTMVKKTLRTLKTYYIYLISEIFSIATFFIFFSIENHPSLKEAPYEQIAGRIATYRILLYIFSIIFIISSFIVFIYWRRKEFNIIKVLGFSKKELTKMIFIESLIMSIISMVLGIILGIALLKFFLIILDGIIKTNNLNFYISIYNVYYTIIMYSYVFVLLPVICYKLIDKFKKKILLYKNRKQKNFSILLIISSIGFFLFILEVYLLINIFNGNMRFSGVIILLLVCFSLRNYIFFMYVIELTLKVLSSIKSMYYKKVNIIVMSSLKSKLRENTLLLMFTTMFLSISFIIMSNFYIMNFISKKSVDVEFPFTINYTTSRNEVNEKFIDDILNKNSIKYSKAEVNIFEVKDYNIISVEDYNNVASILNFPRISLKENEAVLLPQFPRTSKEENAMLNKEITVDKDRKVTIIRISNERIFFQGLYHNNIVMNKSLISELNIKEKETFIGYEIEKWENLYRIDRKIRDEYKSIKKTLGESVFLMSKIEYYREHREESNLTLYLTIFISLILYFGAMSFIHFKFYLDLEDNKENYKTMLSLGMSSREIKSIVTREMYVIFFLPFIVASLNTLIILILTENISYISIIKECAIILVVFFIISALFFLVWRMKNIDLIFFESD; encoded by the coding sequence ATGAATTTTAATTATACTATGGTTAAAAAGACTTTAAGGACCTTAAAAACCTATTATATATATTTAATTAGTGAAATATTTTCTATTGCTACATTCTTTATATTTTTCTCTATAGAGAATCATCCTTCTCTTAAAGAAGCTCCTTATGAACAAATTGCTGGAAGAATAGCTACATACAGAATACTTTTATATATTTTTAGTATTATATTTATTATTTCGTCCTTTATTGTGTTTATATATTGGCGGAGAAAAGAATTTAATATTATTAAGGTTTTAGGCTTTAGTAAGAAGGAATTAACTAAAATGATTTTTATAGAAAGCCTGATAATGAGTATTATAAGTATGGTTCTTGGAATAATTTTAGGCATAGCATTATTAAAGTTTTTCCTTATCATTTTAGATGGTATTATAAAAACTAATAATTTGAATTTTTATATATCTATATATAACGTTTATTACACTATAATAATGTATAGTTATGTATTCGTGTTATTACCTGTTATTTGTTATAAATTAATCGATAAATTTAAAAAGAAAATCTTACTTTATAAGAACAGGAAACAAAAAAATTTTTCTATACTTTTAATAATTTCATCTATAGGATTTTTCTTATTTATTCTAGAAGTATATTTACTTATAAATATATTTAATGGAAATATGAGATTTTCAGGAGTAATAATTTTATTACTAGTTTGTTTCTCATTAAGAAATTATATTTTCTTTATGTATGTAATAGAACTTACACTTAAGGTCTTAAGTAGCATTAAAAGTATGTACTATAAAAAAGTAAATATTATTGTAATGTCTAGTTTAAAGTCTAAACTTAGAGAAAATACCTTGCTTTTAATGTTTACTACTATGTTCTTATCTATATCTTTCATAATTATGTCGAACTTTTATATTATGAATTTTATATCTAAAAAGTCAGTAGATGTGGAATTTCCATTTACTATAAATTATACAACTAGCAGAAATGAGGTAAATGAGAAATTTATAGACGATATACTAAATAAAAATAGTATAAAGTACTCTAAGGCTGAAGTTAATATTTTTGAAGTTAAAGACTATAACATAATTTCAGTAGAAGATTATAATAATGTGGCATCTATACTTAACTTTCCTAGAATATCTTTAAAAGAGAACGAGGCAGTTCTTTTACCACAGTTTCCGAGGACTTCTAAAGAAGAAAATGCTATGTTAAACAAAGAAATAACTGTAGATAAAGATAGGAAAGTTACAATAATAAGAATTTCTAATGAAAGAATATTTTTTCAAGGATTATATCATAATAATATTGTAATGAATAAGAGCTTAATAAGTGAACTTAATATTAAAGAAAAAGAAACTTTTATAGGATATGAAATAGAAAAGTGGGAGAATTTATATAGAATTGACAGGAAAATAAGAGATGAATATAAAAGTATAAAAAAAACTTTGGGCGAGAGTGTATTTTTAATGTCTAAAATAGAATATTATAGAGAACATAGAGAGGAATCTAATTTAACTTTATATTTAACAATATTTATAAGCTTAATTTTATATTTTGGAGCTATGAGCTTTATACATTTTAAATTTTATTTAGATCTTGAAGATAATAAAGAGAATTATAAGACCATGTTAAGTCTGGGTATGAGTAGTAGAGAAATTAAGTCCATAGTTACAAGAGAAATGTATGTGATATTTTTTCTTCCTTTTATAGTGGCTTCGCTAAATACATTAATAATATTAATATTGACAGAGAATATTTCTTATATATCTATAATTAAAGAATGTGCAATTATATTAGTAGTTTTTTTCATCATAAGTGCTCTATTTTTCTTAGTTTGGAGAATGAAAAATATAGATCTTATATTCTTTGAAAGTGATTAA
- a CDS encoding ABC transporter permease, translating to MVTHDKALTKYATKVTSLKDGLIEEEYRVSESEDNENDMENNHKYSDKPRLGIMATFKIAFNNFKNRKFRNILISLGTSVGIMGIILGLAFGTGVQDRVKGLFDSVLSPESFVVTMKNKSDGKGINYTSYRENKRDWSYESYRI from the coding sequence ATGGTTACCCACGATAAAGCTTTAACTAAGTATGCTACTAAAGTTACCAGTTTAAAGGATGGTTTAATTGAAGAAGAATATAGAGTGTCGGAATCAGAAGATAATGAAAATGATATGGAAAATAATCATAAATATAGTGATAAACCTAGATTAGGTATCATGGCTACATTTAAAATAGCATTTAATAATTTTAAGAATAGGAAGTTTCGTAATATTTTAATATCCTTAGGAACCTCTGTTGGTATTATGGGAATTATATTAGGACTTGCTTTTGGTACTGGTGTTCAAGATAGAGTGAAGGGGTTATTTGATAGTGTTTTAAGTCCAGAATCTTTTGTTGTAACTATGAAAAATAAAAGTGATGGAAAGGGTATAAATTATACAAGTTATAGAGAGAACAAGAGAGATTGGAGTTATGAGAGCTATAGGATATAA
- the fni gene encoding type 2 isopentenyl-diphosphate Delta-isomerase: protein MELNEQEIRAARKNEHISNFLKMEKHSKDYFKDINLFHNALPDINFEEIDTSYEFLNKKISLPFMINAITGGTEDTKVINKNLATLARKFNIPMAVGSQTVALKDKRSRDSFTIVRDIIGDGVVISNLSATSPYENVLKVIEMVDADAVQLHLNVAQEICMPEGDREFKGILKNIENIIKNISKPVIVKEVGFGISYEAAKKLSEIGVKYIDVGGKGGTNFIEIENMRNLVFDYSEFFSWGIPTPQSLVLCKKADYNFKLIASGGISKAEHIVKSLILGAEIAGVSGKILRTLKLKGIYEAEKEIEGLAHKIRVLMLLLGCKNIEQLKNLNYIYEYEKELNHYIK from the coding sequence ATGGAATTAAATGAACAAGAGATAAGGGCTGCAAGAAAGAACGAGCATATATCAAACTTTTTAAAAATGGAGAAGCATTCTAAAGATTACTTTAAGGATATAAATCTTTTTCATAATGCTCTTCCGGATATTAATTTTGAAGAGATAGATACCTCTTATGAGTTTTTAAACAAAAAAATATCATTACCTTTTATGATTAATGCAATTACCGGAGGAACAGAAGATACTAAAGTTATAAATAAGAATCTTGCAACACTGGCTAGAAAGTTTAATATACCCATGGCAGTGGGGTCTCAAACTGTAGCTTTGAAGGATAAGAGGAGCAGGGATTCTTTTACTATAGTTAGAGATATTATAGGTGATGGTGTAGTTATTTCTAATTTAAGTGCTACATCGCCATATGAAAATGTACTTAAAGTTATAGAAATGGTAGATGCAGATGCTGTTCAACTTCATTTAAATGTAGCACAGGAAATTTGCATGCCAGAGGGAGATAGGGAATTCAAAGGAATTCTTAAGAATATTGAAAATATAATAAAAAATATAAGTAAACCTGTAATTGTCAAAGAAGTTGGATTTGGAATAAGCTATGAAGCTGCAAAGAAATTATCAGAAATAGGTGTTAAGTACATAGATGTAGGAGGCAAAGGGGGAACTAATTTCATAGAGATAGAGAATATGAGAAATCTTGTTTTTGACTATTCAGAGTTTTTCTCTTGGGGAATACCAACTCCACAATCTTTAGTACTATGTAAGAAAGCAGATTATAATTTTAAATTAATTGCAAGTGGTGGAATAAGTAAGGCAGAGCATATTGTCAAATCATTAATTTTAGGGGCAGAAATTGCAGGTGTTAGTGGGAAGATATTAAGAACATTAAAATTGAAAGGCATCTATGAAGCTGAAAAAGAAATAGAGGGATTGGCTCATAAGATTAGGGTTCTGATGCTCTTGTTGGGTTGTAAAAATATAGAACAATTAAAAAATCTTAATTATATTTATGAATATGAAAAAGAACTGAATCATTATATAAAATAG
- a CDS encoding Dps family protein, translating to MEKKNLERELNVYLANLNVLYTKLHNYHWNVSGLGFFELHTQYENFYNQTSLDLDQVAEVLLSLGYTPMASMKEYLSVATIKEREAKKISTKDSVKEVSEDFKVMLKSSKEILELAEEEKVQAVIDMAAAFIGNYEKTLWMLRAYLD from the coding sequence ATGGAAAAGAAAAATTTAGAGAGAGAATTAAATGTTTATTTAGCTAATTTAAATGTGTTATATACTAAGTTACATAATTATCACTGGAATGTATCAGGATTAGGATTTTTCGAACTTCACACTCAATATGAAAATTTCTATAACCAAACATCATTAGATTTAGACCAGGTTGCCGAAGTTTTATTATCACTTGGATATACTCCAATGGCTTCAATGAAGGAATATTTAAGTGTTGCAACAATAAAAGAAAGAGAAGCAAAGAAAATATCAACTAAAGACTCTGTAAAAGAAGTTTCAGAGGATTTTAAAGTTATGTTGAAATCTTCTAAGGAAATTTTAGAATTAGCAGAAGAAGAAAAAGTTCAAGCAGTAATTGATATGGCAGCTGCATTTATAGGTAATTATGAAAAAACATTATGGATGTTAAGAGCTTACCTAGATTAA
- a CDS encoding MFS transporter, with product MSNEQNIRRLTRNSWLFIITFFFTGALSGIAYDAMTTYAQEISASVAAGFSIYLGLGTFIAAIILLLVPKLGYKIVLGFSAIVAIGSFLLTNISNNEVLVTVAVLGVLLAISLFEATLPPYLTAYTTSKNRQKFFSRALYLNVLGMVLSTKLGGLVIVWRFGNRIGKSFNEAKALTTKIAEFTAVQKSAYLLAHKDLLLMCVALGVLCFLPILFIKQEVSDYRTVEKTEEKTKFDIKVFANKYVILFLVYTIFIRLGSSLIMPYISIFLGKLGIDRSTVSTISTLQYGAMVIFMIVSPWVVKKIGQVKTLGYFSLASVPFMLLICNGKAFGPLMTPVVTMSFFLRSGFMNAAYPVSNSLPMEFVEKDYRPAYNSIIFVTTGVCSILSGIFAKTFLFKLEGGYSYAYYITSVLYATAAIIILVAFTKKYNRSFENADENETTSESSVEV from the coding sequence ATGTCAAATGAACAAAATATAAGGAGACTTACCAGAAACAGTTGGCTCTTTATAATCACATTCTTCTTTACGGGAGCATTAAGTGGAATAGCTTATGATGCTATGACTACTTATGCACAAGAAATCTCTGCATCAGTTGCTGCTGGCTTCTCAATTTATCTTGGCCTTGGAACATTTATTGCTGCAATTATTTTATTACTAGTACCAAAGCTAGGATATAAGATAGTTTTAGGTTTCTCAGCCATTGTAGCCATTGGTTCATTTCTACTTACTAACATTTCTAATAACGAAGTTTTAGTCACAGTTGCAGTATTAGGTGTCTTGCTTGCGATTTCTTTATTCGAAGCTACATTACCACCTTATTTAACTGCTTATACTACAAGTAAAAACAGACAAAAGTTTTTCTCAAGGGCTTTATACTTAAATGTTCTAGGAATGGTTTTAAGCACTAAACTTGGTGGACTTGTTATAGTGTGGAGATTTGGAAACAGAATTGGAAAAAGTTTTAATGAGGCAAAAGCATTAACAACAAAAATAGCGGAATTTACAGCCGTTCAAAAAAGCGCATACCTACTTGCTCATAAAGATTTATTACTTATGTGTGTGGCTCTAGGTGTATTATGTTTCCTACCTATTTTATTCATAAAACAAGAAGTTTCAGACTATAGAACTGTTGAAAAAACTGAAGAAAAAACTAAATTTGATATAAAAGTATTTGCAAATAAATACGTTATTTTATTCCTCGTATATACTATATTTATAAGATTAGGTTCATCTTTAATTATGCCTTATATATCTATTTTCTTAGGTAAACTTGGTATAGATCGATCCACAGTATCAACTATTTCAACATTACAATATGGTGCAATGGTTATATTTATGATAGTTTCTCCATGGGTAGTTAAAAAAATAGGACAAGTTAAAACCCTTGGATATTTTTCTTTAGCCTCTGTTCCATTTATGCTACTTATATGCAATGGTAAGGCATTTGGCCCACTAATGACTCCAGTTGTTACTATGTCTTTCTTCTTAAGATCAGGATTTATGAATGCTGCTTATCCTGTAAGTAACTCACTTCCAATGGAATTTGTAGAAAAAGATTATAGACCAGCTTATAACTCTATAATATTTGTAACTACAGGTGTATGTTCTATCCTATCAGGTATATTTGCGAAGACATTTTTATTTAAACTTGAAGGTGGTTATTCTTACGCTTATTATATAACCTCTGTCTTATATGCTACAGCAGCTATCATCATTTTAGTAGCATTTACAAAAAAATATAATAGGTCTTTTGAAAATGCTGATGAAAATGAAACTACAAGCGAATCTAGTGTAGAGGTATAA